The following coding sequences lie in one Equus asinus isolate D_3611 breed Donkey chromosome 1, EquAss-T2T_v2, whole genome shotgun sequence genomic window:
- the C1H7orf57 gene encoding uncharacterized protein C7orf57 homolog isoform X2, producing MRNTSKELHSTSSRYAPCDWYYHLPVKQSEKALDVPLASQIPGLSDLRDTDNGHTLGMRRYWIKETDSEYVKLAKQGGRPDLLKHFAPGTRKGSPVTYSLPDWYIHHSKPPTADQRQTPAVSMPDYMVYEEFNPEQANGNYESRRGPFDFDMKTVWQREAEELEKEKKKVRLPAINSKYPSKTGTPLGPKDPAGSRLSFPPMPGHKTSSPTNFSKLISNGYKDEWLQQRAGSDKRTPQTSRASESSQSTQDPEGHQDAEQLPEPEVPEASDQAQGEVQQHLHLHQHQQSSNKTR from the exons ATGAGGAACACGAGCAAAGAGCTGCACAGCACCTCCAGCCGCTACGCTCCCTGCG ACTGGTATTACCACCTTCCTGTGAAGCAGTCCGAGAAGGCCTTGGATGTCCCACTGGCATCCCAGATCCCAGGTCTCAGTGACCTGAGGGACACAGACAATGGGCACACGCTTGGGATGCGAAGGTACTGGATCAAAGAAACAGACTCGGAATACGTGAAGCTCGCAAAGCAAGGTGGCCGGCCTG ATCTGTTGAAGCACTTTGCTCCTGGGACCAGGAAAGGCTCCCCAGTCACCTACTCCTTGCCAGATTGGTACATCCACCACAGCAAGCCGCCCACAGCTGACCAGAGACA AACCCCTGCTGTGTCCATGCCAGATTACATGGTTTACGAGGAGTTTAACCCTGAGCAGGCCAACGGTAACTATGAGTCCCGAAGAGGGCCATTTGACTTCGACATGAAGACGGTTTGGCAAAGGGAGGCCGAGGaacttgaaaaggagaaaaaaaag GTGAGGCTACCGGCCATTAACTCAAAGTATCCAAGCAAAACGGGGACCCCGCTTGGCCCCAAAGACCCTGCAGGAAGTAGACTCTCCTTCCCGCCCAT gCCTGGTCATAAAACCAGTTCACCCACAAACTTTTCCAAACTTATTAGCAATGGTTATAAGGATGAGTGGTTACAGCAACGAGCTGGTTCAGACAAGAGGACCCCACAGACATCCAGAGCCTCCGAATCATCTCAGTCCACGCAAGACCCCGAAGGGCACCAGGATGCAGAGCAGCTCCCAGAGCCAGAGGTTCCCGAAGCCTCTGACCAAGCTCAAGGTGAA GTCCAACAGCATCTCCATCTGCACCAACACCAGCAGAGCTCAAATAAAACCcgataa
- the C1H7orf57 gene encoding uncharacterized protein C7orf57 homolog isoform X1, which translates to MRNTSKELHSTSSRYAPCDWYYHLPVKQSEKALDVPLASQIPGLSDLRDTDNGHTLGMRRYWIKETDSEYVKLAKQGGRPDLLKHFAPGTRKGSPVTYSLPDWYIHHSKPPTADQRQTPAVSMPDYMVYEEFNPEQANGNYESRRGPFDFDMKTVWQREAEELEKEKKKVRLPAINSKYPSKTGTPLGPKDPAGSRLSFPPMPGHKTSSPTNFSKLISNGYKDEWLQQRAGSDKRTPQTSRASESSQSTQDPEGHQDAEQLPEPEVPEASDQAQEPSPPSPTASPSAPTPAELK; encoded by the exons ATGAGGAACACGAGCAAAGAGCTGCACAGCACCTCCAGCCGCTACGCTCCCTGCG ACTGGTATTACCACCTTCCTGTGAAGCAGTCCGAGAAGGCCTTGGATGTCCCACTGGCATCCCAGATCCCAGGTCTCAGTGACCTGAGGGACACAGACAATGGGCACACGCTTGGGATGCGAAGGTACTGGATCAAAGAAACAGACTCGGAATACGTGAAGCTCGCAAAGCAAGGTGGCCGGCCTG ATCTGTTGAAGCACTTTGCTCCTGGGACCAGGAAAGGCTCCCCAGTCACCTACTCCTTGCCAGATTGGTACATCCACCACAGCAAGCCGCCCACAGCTGACCAGAGACA AACCCCTGCTGTGTCCATGCCAGATTACATGGTTTACGAGGAGTTTAACCCTGAGCAGGCCAACGGTAACTATGAGTCCCGAAGAGGGCCATTTGACTTCGACATGAAGACGGTTTGGCAAAGGGAGGCCGAGGaacttgaaaaggagaaaaaaaag GTGAGGCTACCGGCCATTAACTCAAAGTATCCAAGCAAAACGGGGACCCCGCTTGGCCCCAAAGACCCTGCAGGAAGTAGACTCTCCTTCCCGCCCAT gCCTGGTCATAAAACCAGTTCACCCACAAACTTTTCCAAACTTATTAGCAATGGTTATAAGGATGAGTGGTTACAGCAACGAGCTGGTTCAGACAAGAGGACCCCACAGACATCCAGAGCCTCCGAATCATCTCAGTCCACGCAAGACCCCGAAGGGCACCAGGATGCAGAGCAGCTCCCAGAGCCAGAGGTTCCCGAAGCCTCTGACCAAGCTCAAG AGCCTTCTCCTCCAA GTCCAACAGCATCTCCATCTGCACCAACACCAGCAGAGCTCAAATAA
- the C1H7orf57 gene encoding uncharacterized protein C7orf57 homolog isoform X3 produces the protein MRNTSKELHSTSSRYAPCDLLKHFAPGTRKGSPVTYSLPDWYIHHSKPPTADQRQTPAVSMPDYMVYEEFNPEQANGNYESRRGPFDFDMKTVWQREAEELEKEKKKVRLPAINSKYPSKTGTPLGPKDPAGSRLSFPPMPGHKTSSPTNFSKLISNGYKDEWLQQRAGSDKRTPQTSRASESSQSTQDPEGHQDAEQLPEPEVPEASDQAQEPSPPSPTASPSAPTPAELK, from the exons ATGAGGAACACGAGCAAAGAGCTGCACAGCACCTCCAGCCGCTACGCTCCCTGCG ATCTGTTGAAGCACTTTGCTCCTGGGACCAGGAAAGGCTCCCCAGTCACCTACTCCTTGCCAGATTGGTACATCCACCACAGCAAGCCGCCCACAGCTGACCAGAGACA AACCCCTGCTGTGTCCATGCCAGATTACATGGTTTACGAGGAGTTTAACCCTGAGCAGGCCAACGGTAACTATGAGTCCCGAAGAGGGCCATTTGACTTCGACATGAAGACGGTTTGGCAAAGGGAGGCCGAGGaacttgaaaaggagaaaaaaaag GTGAGGCTACCGGCCATTAACTCAAAGTATCCAAGCAAAACGGGGACCCCGCTTGGCCCCAAAGACCCTGCAGGAAGTAGACTCTCCTTCCCGCCCAT gCCTGGTCATAAAACCAGTTCACCCACAAACTTTTCCAAACTTATTAGCAATGGTTATAAGGATGAGTGGTTACAGCAACGAGCTGGTTCAGACAAGAGGACCCCACAGACATCCAGAGCCTCCGAATCATCTCAGTCCACGCAAGACCCCGAAGGGCACCAGGATGCAGAGCAGCTCCCAGAGCCAGAGGTTCCCGAAGCCTCTGACCAAGCTCAAG AGCCTTCTCCTCCAA GTCCAACAGCATCTCCATCTGCACCAACACCAGCAGAGCTCAAATAA